The genomic DNA GGTAAAGCGCAGCCGTGCAGGTTCACCGCACGGCGAGCCACGAACGGAGCCCCCGCTCCGAGGCAGCGAAGCCCAAAGGGAGCGCTTGGTTATGAATCGTTTCTTTCCAGAGGAGGTTTCGTGTACACGCTGACGCCGGCGGAGGAGATCCACGCGCGGATCGCGAAGCTGCAGGCGGGCTTGCGTGCCGCCCACCTCGACGCCGCGTTTCTCGTGCAGAACGCCGATCTTTTCTACTTCGCCGGTTCGATCCAGCAGGGGATCCTGATCGTCCCCGCGGAAGGGGAGCCGGTCTACTTCGTCCGCCGCGTCTTCGAGCGCGCGGTGGAGGAGTCGTCCCTTTCCAACGTGCGAAAAATCAGCAGCCCGAAAGAGGTTACCGCGTACTTCGCCGGGAAAAACATCACCTTCCCCTCCATCGGATTCGAACTGGACGTCCTCCCCGTCGCGACGTTCCTCCGTTTCCAGCAAGTCTTCCCCGGCGCAAAGCCCGAAGACGTCTCCCCGATCGTCCGGGAGATCCGCGCCGCGAAATCGCCCCACGAAGCGAAGGCGCTCCGCGAAAACGGGAGAAAGCTCGCCGCGCTCCTCTCCGGCGCCCGGAAAAAGATCCGCCCCGGCGTCACGGAAATGGCCCTCCAGGGGCTGCTCCAGGGCGAGGCGATCGGCGGCGGGCACAGCACCATCAACCGGATGCGCGCCTTCAACCAGGATCCGGGCCTCGGGTGCGTGATCTCCGGTCCCGACGCGGCCGTCCCCTCCTACGCCGACTTCCCCACGGCCGGGAAGGGCCTCTCCCCGTACGTCCCGGCGGGGCAGGGGGAGCGCGCGATCCAGCCGAACGAGCCGATCATCATCGACCTGATGTGGGCGCAGGACGGCTACCTGGTCGACATGGCCCGCACCTATAGCGTCGGCCCGATGCACTCGAGGATGGAGGAGGCGTACGTCCACGCCGTCGCCGTGCTGCGCGCGATCGAGGCGGGGATCCGTCCCGGCGCCGTATCGGGAGACCTCTACGCCGTGGGGCTTGCCGTCGCGGCCGCCACACCATACGCGAAGAATTTCATGGGCCCGCCGGGGTATAATAC from Deltaproteobacteria bacterium includes the following:
- a CDS encoding Xaa-Pro peptidase family protein, with product MYTLTPAEEIHARIAKLQAGLRAAHLDAAFLVQNADLFYFAGSIQQGILIVPAEGEPVYFVRRVFERAVEESSLSNVRKISSPKEVTAYFAGKNITFPSIGFELDVLPVATFLRFQQVFPGAKPEDVSPIVREIRAAKSPHEAKALRENGRKLAALLSGARKKIRPGVTEMALQGLLQGEAIGGGHSTINRMRAFNQDPGLGCVISGPDAAVPSYADFPTAGKGLSPYVPAGQGERAIQPNEPIIIDLMWAQDGYLVDMARTYSVGPMHSRMEEAYVHAVAVLRAIEAGIRPGAVSGDLYAVGLAVAAATPYAKNFMGPPGYNTKFIGHGIGIEVDEFPFVAKGAPTVLAPGMVFALEPKFVFPGEGAVGLENTYLVTADGFETLTPLDEGVLRCDG